Proteins encoded by one window of Shewanella avicenniae:
- a CDS encoding HDOD domain-containing protein has product MGSAEIISRIDQLPRLPKAISDLLDAVNDDNVEMELLAKKVSCDALISAKVLRMANSARFGRSREIGSIDEAVIRLGQQPVKILVTASAISSSIKVPAGVNPIEFWGRSFEVAFFAQELAKRAKLRADTGFTCGLLHNVGELLLALMEPAKWQQVQAAVAQGADLRQLCLHLIGTEPAEVAATLAAEWRFSDELVEGLRYQNNPVLAEKRSPYGKIVFLAKLIIDNWPAGPEQERTSWLAQIFDEYGLRLQLDGLALKLESLVGSGEEMAQQLG; this is encoded by the coding sequence ATGGGAAGTGCGGAAATTATCAGTCGAATAGATCAGCTACCAAGATTACCAAAAGCCATTAGTGACCTGCTGGATGCGGTCAATGATGACAACGTGGAAATGGAATTGCTGGCGAAAAAGGTCTCTTGTGACGCGCTGATCAGCGCCAAAGTGTTGCGCATGGCCAACTCTGCGCGCTTTGGTCGCAGCCGTGAAATTGGCTCGATTGACGAGGCGGTGATCCGCTTAGGTCAGCAGCCAGTAAAAATTCTGGTGACCGCCTCAGCAATCTCCTCCTCCATTAAAGTGCCTGCAGGGGTCAACCCTATCGAGTTTTGGGGGCGTTCGTTTGAAGTGGCATTCTTTGCGCAAGAGCTCGCCAAGCGCGCCAAATTGCGTGCTGATACTGGCTTTACCTGCGGCTTGTTACACAACGTGGGTGAACTACTGTTGGCCTTGATGGAACCCGCGAAATGGCAACAGGTGCAAGCGGCTGTTGCTCAGGGGGCAGATTTACGTCAGCTTTGCTTACATTTGATTGGCACAGAGCCAGCGGAGGTTGCGGCCACTCTTGCGGCCGAGTGGCGCTTCTCTGATGAGTTGGTGGAAGGTTTACGCTACCAAAACAATCCAGTACTCGCTGAAAAACGCTCGCCTTACGGCAAAATAGTGTTTTTGGCGAAACTGATTATCGACAACTGGCCCGCAGGCCCTGAGCAGGAGCGTACCAGTTGGTTGGCCCAAATCTTTGATGAGTATGGTTTGCGGTTGCAGTTAGATGGCTTAGCGCTGAAATTGGAATCGCTAGTGGGTTCAGGTGAAGAGATGGCGCAGCAACTGGGATAG
- a CDS encoding tellurite resistance TerB family protein, with translation MIAKLKQFLSELQATPDPETEARQLKLAAACMLMEVVFADEQMSNAEAALLPSLLQKTLDIDATEAQTLVDEATQRGQHATSLFEFTSVINDNFSVAQKQQLVLAMWQIAYADGELCRYEDQIIRRCADLLYLKHSELIQLRNQAMPH, from the coding sequence ATGATCGCCAAATTAAAGCAGTTTTTAAGCGAACTACAAGCGACACCCGACCCTGAAACCGAAGCGCGGCAGCTCAAGTTAGCCGCCGCCTGTATGCTTATGGAAGTGGTCTTTGCTGACGAGCAGATGTCTAACGCAGAAGCGGCGTTATTGCCGTCGTTGTTGCAAAAGACTTTGGATATCGATGCCACAGAAGCGCAAACCTTAGTGGATGAGGCAACACAGCGTGGCCAACACGCAACCTCGTTATTTGAATTTACCTCGGTGATTAACGATAACTTTTCAGTGGCACAGAAGCAGCAATTAGTATTGGCCATGTGGCAAATTGCCTATGCCGATGGCGAGCTATGTCGCTATGAAGATCAGATTATTCGTCGCTGTGCCGATCTGCTCTACTTAAAGCACTCAGAGCTGATCCAATTGAGAAATCAGGCAATGCCGCACTAG
- a CDS encoding DUF2780 domain-containing protein, which produces MKASVVLLAALTVPMAANAGLLDTLSSKLKQTTTQAPTQAQTTATTDAVSGDLVSSVMSQLNLNQQQAEGGLGSLLTMAKSSMNTTDFGQISNAIPNVDSLLAAAPSLDSNSGMSGLLSKAGSLGSSLQGSAMVYDAFSKLGISKELAAPMVQILKNYLQSQSGEGTAALLGQGLSALM; this is translated from the coding sequence ATGAAAGCCTCTGTTGTATTACTGGCCGCACTGACTGTACCGATGGCGGCCAATGCTGGCCTGTTAGATACCCTGTCATCGAAGCTGAAACAAACCACTACGCAAGCGCCAACCCAAGCGCAAACCACGGCAACCACTGACGCCGTTTCTGGCGATCTGGTCAGCAGCGTCATGTCGCAACTGAACCTGAATCAGCAGCAAGCGGAAGGTGGTTTAGGCAGTTTGTTGACCATGGCAAAGTCGAGCATGAACACCACAGACTTTGGCCAAATTTCTAATGCCATTCCTAATGTTGATAGCTTGCTGGCAGCGGCGCCGAGCCTCGACAGCAATTCAGGCATGAGCGGTTTACTCTCTAAAGCCGGTAGCCTCGGTAGCTCACTGCAAGGTAGCGCCATGGTGTACGACGCTTTTTCTAAACTGGGGATTTCAAAGGAGTTAGCCGCCCCGATGGTGCAGATTTTGAAAAACTATCTGCAATCACAAAGTGGTGAAGGCACTGCGGCCCTGTTAGGCCAAGGCTTAAGTGCATTAATGTAA
- a CDS encoding DUF4145 domain-containing protein, with amino-acid sequence MLDDVQFVANLAPELGDEYRNTKRYVHDVPTQALLHVRSFTHRLTALLAAPHQLQFDSPNLYDRIEQLNRQRLIDVRLTRALHRLRADGNRGAHPEKYHLSNEALAKLAHKSLSGLLSVVAMAYPRLIGSEAPEYQLAEARELDSRELSYRAVMQDDHHAQYLLGVAFKNRALIQKTEGEGELDDANRLLAKAAYWFEQASETEASAKFEYGVALLHGYRDAPQPERGEQLIAAAAEQQVTDAMALLGYFYLVGSHCFPVDLAKAEHYLHAAAVQDQTEAMANLGVLFYQQQQLTQAFQWIKQAAQSGYPHAQYHLSLMLARGEGCELDIVASEQWLAEAAEQGQLDAMLARAQHMLNEEQSFGSDLSQAEHYLREVIRYEQRSAAMIELAIALTDGSFGRIDVVEAAAWLKMAKGRANSNELAVVTPLIASLKQQTQNVLAVSDNAAERKSLSRALELLSEAEAQ; translated from the coding sequence ATGCTTGATGACGTGCAGTTTGTTGCGAATCTTGCGCCTGAGCTCGGCGACGAATATCGTAACACCAAGCGCTATGTGCATGATGTGCCTACCCAAGCGTTGCTGCATGTCCGCAGTTTTACCCATCGACTCACAGCATTGCTGGCCGCGCCGCATCAACTGCAGTTTGATAGTCCCAATCTGTATGACCGTATCGAGCAGTTAAACCGGCAGCGCCTGATAGACGTGCGTTTGACCCGTGCGCTGCACCGGTTACGCGCAGACGGTAACCGTGGCGCTCACCCAGAAAAATATCACCTCTCCAATGAAGCGCTGGCCAAGCTGGCGCATAAATCATTAAGCGGCTTGCTGAGTGTGGTGGCTATGGCCTATCCGCGGCTCATTGGCAGTGAAGCGCCTGAGTATCAACTGGCCGAGGCACGCGAGCTCGACAGCCGCGAATTAAGCTACCGTGCGGTAATGCAAGATGATCATCATGCGCAGTATCTGCTGGGGGTCGCCTTTAAAAACCGCGCCTTGATTCAGAAAACTGAGGGTGAGGGCGAGCTCGACGATGCCAACCGTCTGTTAGCCAAGGCGGCCTATTGGTTTGAGCAAGCCAGTGAAACCGAAGCCAGTGCTAAGTTTGAATATGGCGTGGCTTTGCTGCACGGTTATCGTGATGCGCCACAGCCGGAGCGTGGTGAGCAGTTGATTGCTGCCGCGGCCGAGCAGCAGGTGACCGATGCAATGGCGTTGCTGGGCTATTTCTATCTGGTCGGTAGTCACTGTTTCCCAGTTGATTTAGCCAAAGCCGAGCATTATCTGCATGCCGCAGCGGTGCAAGATCAAACCGAAGCGATGGCCAATCTTGGCGTGTTGTTCTATCAGCAACAGCAGCTTACTCAAGCATTTCAGTGGATTAAGCAAGCGGCGCAAAGTGGTTATCCGCATGCGCAGTATCATCTGTCATTAATGTTGGCGCGGGGTGAAGGCTGTGAGCTTGATATCGTCGCTAGTGAACAATGGTTGGCGGAAGCCGCTGAACAAGGCCAATTAGATGCCATGTTGGCGCGGGCACAGCACATGCTGAATGAGGAGCAATCCTTCGGCAGTGATCTGTCGCAAGCGGAGCATTATCTGCGAGAAGTGATCCGTTATGAGCAGCGCTCAGCAGCCATGATTGAGTTGGCGATTGCGCTGACAGATGGCAGTTTTGGCCGTATCGATGTGGTAGAAGCCGCAGCGTGGCTGAAAATGGCGAAAGGGCGAGCGAACAGCAACGAACTGGCGGTGGTCACGCCACTCATTGCCTCGCTAAAGCAGCAAACGCAAAATGTGTTGGCGGTGAGCGATAATGCAGCGGAGCGCAAGTCGCTCAGTCGAGCGCTAGAGTTGTTGAGCGAGGCAGAAGCGCAATAA
- a CDS encoding tRNA-uridine aminocarboxypropyltransferase → MSKRTYCHHCGYPQSACVCAAVKPIAVPQQLVVLQHPSEVSHTKNSVRLLQLAIPQTQVIVGETAADFAALRQQLLATQCALVYPPDDAQAEVTVTQTFAQAIDTLLLLDGTWRKVHRMLCLNPWLLQLPRLSLSCDNGSQYRIRKAKRSDSLSTLEAAVFALQQLQPSLDILPCLALLDELVAQRLARMPAEVRKRY, encoded by the coding sequence TTGTCAAAACGCACCTATTGCCATCATTGCGGTTACCCGCAGTCAGCCTGTGTTTGCGCGGCGGTAAAGCCGATTGCCGTGCCGCAACAACTGGTGGTGCTGCAACATCCTTCCGAGGTGAGCCACACCAAAAATAGTGTCAGATTACTGCAGTTGGCGATCCCGCAAACTCAAGTGATCGTCGGAGAAACTGCGGCGGATTTTGCTGCGTTGCGGCAGCAACTGCTGGCCACTCAGTGTGCCTTGGTCTATCCGCCAGATGATGCTCAAGCCGAAGTGACAGTGACGCAAACCTTCGCCCAAGCGATTGATACGCTGCTGTTATTGGATGGTACTTGGCGCAAAGTGCATCGGATGCTGTGTTTAAATCCGTGGCTGCTACAACTGCCGCGGCTTAGTTTGTCGTGTGACAATGGCAGTCAGTATCGGATCCGCAAAGCGAAGCGCAGCGACAGTTTGTCGACCTTAGAAGCCGCGGTGTTTGCGTTGCAGCAGTTGCAACCGAGTTTGGATATTTTGCCCTGTTTGGCCTTGTTGGATGAACTTGTCGCGCAGCGACTGGCACGGATGCCAGCCGAGGTGCGCAAGCGTTACTAA
- a CDS encoding putative bifunctional diguanylate cyclase/phosphodiesterase produces MAHWAKVLQRLEIDSAMQSQWDWWHEHAEDIPLALFYDLKFVAANDAALAYFGCLSNEIIDTAIYDFSPRLQLDGHSSIEQARKLFEEAELAPQTQQWLHLHRNGKELPTRLSLYPVSLDNKPMILARFEPLNRRARPRQEQERNREFDAIPRSVLANILEESAEAVAITDEQHHIIAVNKALCRLTGYSPAQLVGESLSLLDVAGDIHLKECQLALAERDFWQGEVLRQRADGKQFPAWQNSRRFNNEQGGNYLVTIFSDISSRKQLEARLTTQAMYDSLTGLPNRRHMKQLLRAALDEHAQRTDARLGALMFMDLNGFKHVNDCFGHSMGDMILQMVAARLEAGCIEKADIARMGGDEFTLIITDCHDKKEVLRFAEQIMTLFDTPFELQGQKFYLGTSIGISLFGQEPISATVLLSQADTAMYVAKQSADHIMFYDTSMSEEAEHRLKLLGDLRHALSLGQFSLYYQPIVNLSDGTLLGAEALLRWQKTRHELLEAVDFVPLLEEAGLIVTVGNWVLEQACIQAARWREQQSPDFVISVNVSPLQLEHLDFIGQIEKVLLNTKLPPAALMLEITESALLHHPQQARATLAKIRQMGIKVAIDDFGTGFSSLSRLGNMPIDSLKIDGEFARELYHRRGQQLCQAIVQLSQALELHFVAEGIETNKQKEMLLAMGEGSAQGFLFGYPLHPNEFAMAHFHPAASTQICN; encoded by the coding sequence ATGGCGCACTGGGCCAAAGTACTACAGCGACTAGAAATAGATAGTGCGATGCAGTCACAATGGGACTGGTGGCATGAACATGCCGAAGATATCCCATTAGCCCTGTTCTACGACCTCAAATTTGTGGCCGCCAATGACGCCGCCTTAGCCTACTTTGGCTGTTTAAGTAACGAGATCATCGACACTGCCATTTACGATTTTTCGCCCCGGCTGCAACTCGACGGCCACAGCAGTATCGAACAGGCGCGCAAGCTATTTGAAGAAGCCGAACTGGCTCCGCAAACCCAACAGTGGTTGCACTTGCATCGTAACGGCAAAGAGCTTCCCACCCGATTGTCGCTCTATCCGGTGAGTTTAGACAACAAACCGATGATCCTCGCCCGCTTTGAGCCGCTTAACCGCCGCGCTCGCCCAAGACAAGAGCAAGAACGCAACCGCGAGTTTGATGCAATTCCGCGCAGTGTGTTAGCCAATATTTTGGAAGAAAGCGCCGAAGCAGTTGCCATTACCGATGAACAGCACCATATCATCGCAGTCAATAAAGCGCTGTGCCGCTTAACCGGTTATAGCCCGGCGCAACTGGTGGGTGAATCACTGTCATTGCTGGATGTTGCAGGAGATATCCACCTAAAGGAGTGCCAACTGGCGCTCGCTGAGCGCGATTTTTGGCAAGGCGAAGTCCTGCGCCAACGTGCCGATGGCAAACAGTTTCCCGCGTGGCAAAACAGTCGTCGGTTCAACAACGAACAAGGCGGCAATTACCTCGTTACCATCTTTAGCGATATCAGCAGCCGTAAGCAGCTCGAAGCTCGCCTCACCACTCAGGCGATGTACGACTCACTCACTGGCCTGCCAAATCGGCGCCACATGAAGCAGCTGTTACGCGCAGCACTCGATGAACACGCCCAACGCACCGATGCACGCTTAGGCGCCTTGATGTTTATGGATCTTAACGGCTTTAAGCATGTGAACGACTGCTTTGGCCACTCCATGGGCGACATGATTTTGCAGATGGTAGCAGCGCGGTTAGAAGCCGGTTGTATTGAAAAAGCCGACATTGCCCGTATGGGCGGCGATGAATTTACCCTGATCATCACCGACTGCCATGATAAAAAAGAGGTACTGCGGTTTGCCGAACAGATCATGACGCTGTTTGATACGCCGTTTGAACTACAAGGGCAGAAGTTTTACCTCGGCACCAGTATCGGCATCAGCCTATTTGGCCAAGAACCGATCAGCGCCACTGTGTTGCTCAGCCAAGCCGATACCGCCATGTATGTGGCCAAGCAAAGCGCCGATCACATCATGTTTTACGATACCAGCATGAGTGAAGAGGCTGAGCATCGGCTCAAGCTGTTGGGCGATCTGCGCCATGCCCTCAGTCTGGGGCAGTTTAGCCTGTATTATCAGCCCATTGTGAATCTTTCTGACGGCACACTCTTGGGCGCAGAAGCGCTGCTGCGCTGGCAAAAGACCCGCCATGAGCTGCTGGAAGCGGTCGACTTTGTGCCGCTGTTGGAAGAAGCCGGTCTGATTGTCACGGTGGGCAATTGGGTGCTTGAGCAAGCCTGTATTCAAGCAGCACGCTGGCGCGAACAACAATCACCGGACTTTGTTATTTCGGTCAACGTCTCGCCGTTGCAGCTTGAGCATCTCGATTTTATTGGGCAGATTGAAAAGGTGCTGTTGAACACCAAACTGCCGCCAGCCGCCTTGATGCTGGAAATCACCGAGTCAGCACTGCTGCACCATCCGCAACAAGCGCGCGCCACCTTAGCCAAAATTCGCCAAATGGGGATTAAAGTCGCCATTGATGACTTTGGCACTGGGTTCTCATCCTTGAGTCGCTTGGGCAATATGCCAATCGATAGTCTAAAAATTGATGGCGAGTTTGCCCGCGAGCTTTACCATCGTCGTGGCCAACAGTTGTGCCAAGCGATTGTGCAGCTCAGCCAAGCACTGGAATTACACTTCGTTGCCGAAGGCATTGAAACCAATAAGCAAAAAGAGATGTTATTGGCAATGGGCGAAGGCTCAGCGCAAGGTTTCCTGTTTGGCTACCCGCTGCATCCAAACGAATTTGCTATGGCGCATTTCCATCCAGCGGCCAGCACCCAAATCTGCAATTAG
- a CDS encoding M16 family metallopeptidase, whose translation MKKTLIALLAAAALASPLAAQATDASDIKSFTLNNGMKIMVLPDSSIPNANMYLFWKVGSRNEHPGITGISHFFEHMMFNGSKKFGPKMFDRTMEAAGGANNAYTTENVTVYTDWFPSNALETIFDLEADRIAHLDIDPKMVASERGVVASERTTGLENSNWSALQQQVKGVAFLAHPYSWPVIGHESDIQAWTQQDLVDYHKTYYAPNNAVVVISGDVTEAQVKQLAAQYFEPIPAQAPPAAIRTVEPEQKGERRIFVKKESASTPNVMLAFHVPATKDPDYYALDLLTSILGDGNSSRLSRALVDEQLALGVVAYMPMAFDPNLFYVMGVAAPEVSANTLTDALIAQVDLIAKDGVTQQELDKAKNIKLMNFYREMETINGKSNTVGTYELFFGSYQKLFDAPKAYDKVTIADIQRVAQTYLKRSNRTVGVLAAQEESDK comes from the coding sequence ATGAAAAAGACGCTTATTGCGTTACTGGCCGCGGCTGCGCTGGCAAGCCCTTTGGCCGCGCAAGCAACGGATGCCAGTGATATTAAAAGCTTTACCCTGAACAACGGCATGAAGATTATGGTGCTGCCTGACAGCTCTATTCCTAACGCCAACATGTACCTGTTCTGGAAAGTGGGTTCACGTAACGAACATCCTGGTATTACTGGTATTTCGCACTTCTTCGAACACATGATGTTTAACGGCTCGAAAAAATTCGGTCCGAAAATGTTTGACCGCACTATGGAAGCCGCTGGTGGCGCCAACAACGCTTACACCACTGAAAACGTGACCGTATATACCGATTGGTTCCCATCAAACGCCTTGGAAACTATTTTCGATCTGGAAGCTGACCGTATCGCTCATCTTGATATCGACCCGAAAATGGTTGCCAGCGAACGTGGCGTGGTGGCATCTGAACGCACCACTGGCTTAGAAAACTCCAACTGGAGTGCGCTGCAACAGCAAGTCAAAGGGGTGGCGTTTTTAGCCCATCCTTACAGCTGGCCAGTGATTGGTCACGAGTCAGATATTCAAGCTTGGACGCAGCAAGACTTGGTGGATTACCACAAAACCTACTATGCGCCGAACAACGCAGTGGTGGTGATTTCCGGTGATGTGACCGAAGCCCAAGTGAAGCAACTTGCCGCGCAATATTTTGAGCCGATCCCCGCTCAAGCTCCGCCAGCAGCGATTCGCACCGTAGAACCTGAGCAAAAAGGCGAGCGCCGGATTTTTGTGAAGAAAGAGTCGGCCAGCACGCCAAACGTGATGTTAGCCTTCCACGTACCGGCCACCAAAGACCCAGATTATTACGCCTTAGATCTGCTGACGTCGATTCTGGGCGATGGCAACAGCTCGCGCTTATCCCGCGCTTTGGTTGATGAGCAGCTGGCCTTGGGTGTTGTGGCTTACATGCCAATGGCATTTGACCCGAACCTGTTTTACGTAATGGGCGTGGCTGCGCCAGAGGTGAGCGCCAATACCCTAACCGATGCCTTGATTGCGCAAGTGGATCTGATTGCCAAAGACGGCGTGACCCAACAAGAGTTGGATAAAGCGAAAAATATCAAGCTGATGAATTTCTATCGTGAGATGGAAACCATCAATGGCAAATCAAATACGGTCGGCACTTACGAGTTATTCTTTGGCAGCTACCAAAAGTTGTTTGATGCGCCTAAAGCCTACGACAAGGTGACCATCGCCGATATTCAACGGGTTGCACAAACCTATCTCAAACGTTCTAACCGAACTGTTGGTGTGTTAGCCGCTCAAGAGGAGTCAGATAAATGA
- a CDS encoding M16 family metallopeptidase has translation MKHATSLKALALTITAIVGLSGCQLTGEPKAQQVVVSQDTGKFALPAYETVTLANGLTLMLMPQKEVPLVTVQAVIRAGAIDDSIAGMAELTAQASLLGAGGKSKQQLEQEIDFLGASLNGDAGKDGSYFSADFMNKDADSMLGLLADVILRPAFDASEYDKLKQRTIAQLSQAKESPKSVISRYFAKQMFADNPYGNAADSDSVAKISLAQVQTFHRQNYQPGNTAIAVVGDFNPAEMKQKLTALFGKWQGDSMGDTAVPMKPVYGPAKNRVLLVNKSDAIETTFLIGGLGVPRNNADMVGLSVVNTILGGRFTSWLNDELRVNSGLTYGARSGFVSYKNTGLFQISTFTKEATTEQAVDLALQTYQRLWTKGIDETTLASAKAYVKGQFPPKYETSGSLAGLLGDMYLYGFDASYINDFQKRVDGLTVAETQRLIAQYFPKDKLQFVLIGNAAHIAPIAAKYGDVTQVDIKDVGFDG, from the coding sequence ATGAAACACGCAACTTCCCTGAAAGCGTTAGCACTGACTATTACTGCGATCGTGGGTTTGTCTGGCTGCCAATTGACTGGCGAGCCCAAGGCACAGCAAGTGGTGGTATCGCAAGATACCGGTAAATTTGCCTTGCCAGCCTATGAAACCGTGACCTTAGCCAACGGCTTAACCCTGATGCTGATGCCGCAAAAAGAAGTGCCATTGGTCACTGTGCAAGCGGTGATTCGAGCGGGCGCTATCGATGACAGCATCGCTGGTATGGCGGAACTGACGGCGCAAGCGTCATTGCTTGGCGCTGGTGGCAAAAGCAAACAGCAACTGGAACAAGAGATCGATTTTCTCGGCGCCAGCCTTAACGGTGATGCCGGTAAAGATGGCAGCTATTTCAGTGCTGATTTTATGAATAAAGACGCCGACAGCATGCTCGGTTTGCTGGCGGATGTGATTCTGCGTCCTGCATTTGATGCGAGCGAGTATGACAAGCTGAAGCAGCGCACCATCGCGCAGTTGTCGCAAGCGAAAGAGAGCCCGAAATCGGTGATCAGTCGTTACTTTGCCAAGCAGATGTTTGCCGACAATCCCTACGGTAATGCGGCGGATAGCGATTCAGTCGCGAAAATCAGCTTGGCACAAGTGCAAACCTTCCATCGCCAAAACTACCAACCGGGCAACACCGCCATCGCGGTTGTGGGTGACTTTAACCCTGCGGAGATGAAGCAAAAACTAACCGCGCTATTTGGCAAGTGGCAAGGCGATTCAATGGGCGACACTGCGGTGCCGATGAAACCGGTTTATGGCCCAGCGAAAAACCGCGTGCTGTTGGTGAATAAATCGGATGCGATTGAAACCACCTTTTTGATCGGTGGCTTAGGTGTGCCGCGCAACAACGCCGATATGGTTGGCCTTTCGGTGGTGAATACCATTTTAGGCGGTCGTTTCACCTCATGGTTGAATGACGAACTGCGGGTCAACAGCGGCTTAACTTACGGTGCGCGCTCCGGTTTCGTGAGCTACAAAAATACGGGTTTGTTCCAAATCAGTACCTTCACCAAAGAAGCCACCACTGAGCAGGCGGTAGACTTAGCGCTGCAAACCTACCAACGTTTGTGGACCAAAGGCATTGATGAAACCACCTTGGCGTCAGCAAAAGCCTACGTAAAAGGTCAGTTCCCACCAAAGTACGAAACCAGCGGCAGCTTGGCCGGCTTGTTGGGTGACATGTACCTGTACGGCTTTGATGCGTCTTATATCAACGACTTTCAAAAGCGGGTGGATGGCTTAACTGTGGCCGAGACACAACGCTTGATTGCGCAGTATTTCCCGAAAGACAAACTGCAGTTTGTGCTGATTGGTAACGCCGCCCACATCGCGCCAATTGCGGCGAAATACGGTGACGTGACCCAAGTGGATATCAAAGACGTGGGCTTTGATGGCTAA
- the cowN gene encoding N(2)-fixation sustaining protein CowN yields MMNEKVSNNIERYYSENAEGDRMALGDAMLDRVLSHIRNGNEANALWRHFEKKAQEMRAGIGPVKDPLFLLHSNVYYLRDLLEDANDYEAIELLDDMERDFF; encoded by the coding sequence ATGATGAATGAAAAAGTGAGCAATAATATTGAGCGATACTACTCGGAAAACGCCGAAGGCGACCGTATGGCGCTTGGCGATGCCATGCTAGATCGGGTGCTATCTCATATTCGCAATGGCAATGAAGCCAATGCCTTGTGGCGGCACTTCGAGAAAAAAGCACAGGAAATGCGCGCTGGTATTGGCCCTGTGAAAGACCCACTATTTTTACTGCACAGCAATGTGTACTACCTGCGCGACCTGCTCGAAGATGCCAACGATTATGAGGCGATCGAGCTGTTAGACGATATGGAACGAGACTTTTTCTAA
- a CDS encoding type 2 periplasmic-binding domain-containing protein, which produces MLKPLILLITLAICSGAAARDIRYPNAMGLGESALGFAVLKLALSKTSDDFQLVLEPRLASAKRILMMLEQGEIDVVDGGFSIRTMTRFEPIYKPLDMGLTGWRLLIIHRDNAEAFAKVNTLDELKAFTLGQGDSWFDTDILKHAGFRVMTNGQLMNLLHMARMKRFEALPLEAQGVYRFIDRLSGDSKQLMVEPRLALIYPFGRFFSVRHEDKQLKHAIEEGMDKALADGSLLALLKSHPLSRDAFERADLAHRIQLHIENPNLTDGFKAIDPKWWYRPD; this is translated from the coding sequence ATGCTCAAGCCGTTAATCTTACTTATCACACTCGCCATTTGCAGTGGCGCTGCTGCTCGTGATATCCGTTATCCCAATGCGATGGGGTTGGGCGAATCGGCCTTGGGGTTTGCAGTGTTGAAGTTGGCATTGTCCAAAACCTCAGACGATTTTCAGTTGGTGTTAGAACCGCGGTTAGCCTCGGCCAAGCGGATTCTGATGATGTTAGAGCAGGGCGAGATAGATGTGGTCGACGGCGGTTTTTCTATTCGAACCATGACCCGTTTTGAACCCATCTACAAGCCGCTTGATATGGGGCTTACGGGCTGGCGCTTGCTGATTATCCATCGCGATAATGCCGAAGCCTTTGCCAAGGTGAACACCTTAGATGAGTTAAAAGCTTTTACCTTAGGGCAGGGCGATTCGTGGTTCGATACCGATATTCTCAAACATGCCGGCTTTCGGGTAATGACCAATGGCCAACTGATGAATCTGTTGCACATGGCGCGGATGAAACGGTTTGAGGCGCTGCCATTAGAAGCTCAAGGTGTGTATCGGTTTATTGATCGTCTGTCGGGCGACAGCAAACAGTTGATGGTTGAACCCAGATTGGCGCTGATCTATCCCTTTGGGCGCTTCTTCTCGGTGCGACATGAAGATAAACAGCTAAAACATGCCATTGAAGAGGGTATGGACAAGGCCTTGGCTGATGGCAGCTTGCTGGCGCTACTGAAATCTCACCCGCTGTCGCGCGATGCCTTTGAACGCGCCGACTTAGCCCACCGCATTCAGCTGCACATTGAAAACCCCAATCTCACCGACGGCTTTAAGGCCATTGACCCCAAATGGTGGTATCGGCCAGACTAG